One window of Cohnella hashimotonis genomic DNA carries:
- a CDS encoding iron-containing alcohol dehydrogenase family protein, whose translation MIEIKTPAQYWNRAGALGEAAPWAPYAGKNAVVIAGHTAWRSVSEGLLGRFYDDGIAFAYYPFEGRCTAQKIDVYADKTTAFGAEFVVGAGGGSALDLSKAVGQRLGLPVVTIPTVPATCAAWSALIVLYDDAGRFVGRRPLTRSPALVLADADLLAAAPLRYLSAGIADSVVLWYASRINVSYGKYGRIDGHIGWHTSLLALEILKREAVAVYREAQKDKTHPAFPDVIDAIFLLAGLVGSIGGNGKRAAFAHAIHDALTWFPETKGTLHGEKVAFGLIAQLALEGQFEEAAFWAGFYLQLELPVTLAELGFIGATSDLAARIAANVPFDADTAEGLAFPVSERLLAEAIVQADIIGRRAARLASSVPPAI comes from the coding sequence ATGATCGAGATCAAGACGCCCGCGCAATATTGGAACCGCGCCGGCGCGCTGGGAGAAGCTGCGCCTTGGGCGCCTTACGCCGGTAAAAATGCGGTTGTGATCGCCGGACACACGGCTTGGCGAAGCGTATCCGAAGGGCTGCTGGGACGATTTTACGACGACGGAATCGCATTCGCCTATTACCCGTTCGAAGGGCGCTGCACCGCGCAGAAAATCGACGTTTATGCGGATAAAACGACCGCCTTCGGCGCAGAGTTCGTGGTGGGTGCCGGCGGCGGCAGCGCGCTGGACTTGAGCAAAGCCGTCGGACAACGGCTGGGCCTGCCTGTCGTGACGATACCGACCGTCCCCGCTACCTGCGCAGCCTGGTCGGCGCTGATTGTACTGTACGACGATGCGGGCAGGTTCGTCGGCCGCCGGCCGTTGACCCGTTCTCCCGCACTCGTGCTGGCCGATGCGGACCTGCTCGCGGCCGCGCCGCTGCGGTATTTGTCGGCAGGCATTGCCGACAGCGTGGTGCTGTGGTACGCGTCGCGCATCAACGTCTCCTATGGAAAATACGGCCGCATCGACGGCCACATCGGCTGGCATACGTCGCTGCTTGCGCTCGAGATTTTAAAGCGCGAGGCGGTCGCCGTCTACCGGGAGGCCCAAAAGGATAAGACCCATCCCGCATTTCCAGACGTCATCGACGCGATCTTCCTGCTGGCGGGTCTCGTCGGCAGCATCGGCGGCAACGGCAAGCGCGCGGCTTTTGCCCATGCGATTCACGATGCGTTAACCTGGTTTCCCGAGACGAAAGGAACGCTGCACGGGGAAAAGGTCGCGTTCGGCCTGATCGCCCAGCTGGCGCTGGAAGGGCAGTTCGAGGAAGCCGCCTTTTGGGCGGGCTTTTATCTGCAGTTGGAGCTGCCGGTCACGCTCGCGGAGCTCGGCTTCATCGGCGCCACCTCCGATCTCGCCGCACGAATCGCCGCAAACGTGCCGTTTGACGCAGACACCGCCGAAGGATTGGCATTTCCAGTCAGCGAGCGGCTGCTCGCCGAAGCGATCGTCCAGGCCGACATCATCGGCCGGCGGGCCGCCCGGCTCGCTTCGTCGGTGCCGCCGGCTATTTGA
- a CDS encoding FUSC family protein — translation MIRDAFLLLRKLGIDLQSVKTALACGLSWVLAEAVTPHSYPYFAPIAAILTLQVTVADSIQKGIYRIVGIVVGIGISLLAGQWLSVNAWTIALVILAGLAMSNAMRLNAQIGAQIGVSALLVLAFGNTNGYAAYRILETLLGSGVAVAINLALVPRDTTHEALNAASGLGKRIADVLRHDDEAVRGKRRPAQVLEEARGLLLLIQRGNEATALARQSLKFVPLGRMRRERVERVSAAMERLEHLSVQARGIARSLVELDDAGLQVPGLVPALAAAADCVDRYADAVTDPSPEAQDKLREATEHARQVQLGSLGQSMAGADLERLKLIGSVYADLGRMLTEVARAEKSGND, via the coding sequence ATGATTCGGGACGCGTTCCTGCTCCTGCGCAAGCTTGGCATTGATCTGCAATCGGTTAAAACGGCGTTGGCATGCGGTTTGTCATGGGTGCTGGCGGAGGCGGTCACGCCGCATTCATATCCGTATTTTGCGCCGATCGCGGCTATTCTCACGCTCCAGGTGACGGTTGCCGATTCGATCCAAAAAGGCATCTATCGCATCGTCGGGATCGTCGTGGGCATTGGAATCAGCCTGCTGGCCGGTCAATGGCTGAGCGTGAACGCTTGGACGATCGCATTGGTCATTCTGGCGGGGCTGGCGATGTCGAACGCCATGCGCCTGAACGCGCAGATCGGTGCGCAGATCGGCGTTTCGGCGCTGCTCGTGCTGGCTTTCGGCAATACGAACGGTTATGCGGCCTACCGGATCTTGGAGACGCTGCTCGGCTCGGGCGTAGCGGTGGCGATCAATCTCGCGCTCGTGCCGCGCGACACGACGCATGAGGCGTTGAACGCGGCATCGGGCCTCGGAAAAAGAATCGCCGACGTGCTGCGGCACGATGACGAGGCGGTACGCGGGAAGCGACGCCCGGCTCAGGTGCTGGAGGAGGCGCGCGGACTGCTGCTACTTATCCAACGGGGGAATGAAGCGACGGCGCTCGCCCGGCAAAGTCTGAAGTTCGTGCCGCTCGGACGCATGCGTCGCGAGCGCGTCGAGCGCGTCTCGGCCGCGATGGAGCGGTTGGAGCATCTGTCGGTACAGGCGCGGGGCATCGCGCGAAGCCTGGTCGAGCTGGACGATGCCGGTCTGCAGGTCCCGGGGCTTGTACCGGCGCTCGCTGCGGCGGCGGATTGCGTGGACCGCTACGCGGACGCGGTGACCGATCCTTCGCCGGAGGCGCAAGACAAGCTGCGAGAGGCGACCGAGCATGCGCGTCAAGTACAGCTCGGCAGCCTTGGGCAAAGCATGGCCGGCGCGGATCTGGAGCGGCTCAAGCTGATCGGCAGCGTATATGCGGATCTCGGCCGGATGCTGACCGAAGTGGCCAGAGCGGAGAAAAGTGGGAACGATTGA